The Algoriphagus sp. TR-M9 genome has a window encoding:
- a CDS encoding LytR/AlgR family response regulator transcription factor, which yields MKLNCVAIDDEPLALELLSKFIEQTSFLNLIGKFDNAIEALGFINQNDVQLAFMDIQMPDLSGMELARVLDGKKNSDKTRIIFATAYHQFAIEGYKVEALDYLLKPYSYEDFLNAATKAFTYFERQSQTKTEAAPAESAPDYIFLKVEYQLVKVMLQDIAYVEAYKDYVKVHLLSKPNPLLSLTSLKNMEELLPADKFMRVHRSYIVALDHIDSVAKNVIHVGQNSITVSDNYKEAFLDFMSRWMN from the coding sequence ATGAAACTTAACTGCGTAGCCATTGACGACGAGCCTCTAGCGCTTGAATTGCTCAGCAAATTTATCGAGCAGACCTCTTTTCTCAATTTGATCGGGAAGTTTGACAATGCCATAGAGGCTTTGGGTTTCATCAATCAAAACGATGTGCAACTGGCATTCATGGACATACAGATGCCAGACCTATCGGGAATGGAGCTTGCCAGAGTTTTGGATGGAAAAAAGAATTCAGACAAAACACGGATCATTTTTGCAACGGCCTATCACCAATTTGCCATAGAGGGCTACAAGGTGGAAGCCTTAGACTACCTGCTAAAGCCGTATAGTTATGAGGATTTTTTAAATGCTGCGACCAAAGCCTTTACTTATTTTGAGCGCCAAAGCCAGACCAAAACTGAAGCTGCACCAGCGGAATCTGCTCCTGATTACATTTTCCTGAAAGTAGAATACCAGCTGGTAAAAGTAATGCTTCAGGACATCGCCTATGTAGAAGCTTATAAGGACTACGTAAAAGTCCATTTGCTATCCAAGCCAAATCCGCTGTTATCACTTACCAGCCTGAAAAACATGGAGGAGCTGCTACCCGCAGACAAATTCATGCGCGTCCACAGGTCGTACATTGTAGCTCTGGATCATATTGACTCTGTAGCCAAAAATGTAATTCATGTGGGCCAAAACTCCATTACTGTGAGTGACAATTACAAGGAGGCATTCCTGGATTTTATGAGTAGATGGATGAATTGA
- a CDS encoding sensor histidine kinase, giving the protein MINLSPKRRVSILVHILGWSMLCTVLLLLSPLSWRVDIPMEFWIRQLFMAILLVVIFYINMLWFVPNVLLKGKHAVFILTVSLGCVLFVGVLIYTDFFLHLPELMHKAFNPDEPYVPKPRRISGDIFNIMLYLMTIGISTSVASVQKWQKDEALRRELDQQRINTELSYLKAQINPHFFFNTLNNIYALTNLDVKKAQEALLKLSRMMRYVLYENQKNETLLSREVSFVNDYIELMKMRLTDKVTLNISIDDPKDDLAVAPMLLLPFLENCFKHGVSSQEPSEIFIKLEIMGSTVFFETRNHIFPVNKDSPEAKENGIGLVNTQRRLSLLYPNKHRLKFGKDESKQEYWVNLTINLE; this is encoded by the coding sequence ATGATCAATCTTAGTCCCAAGAGACGAGTTTCTATTCTGGTACACATTCTTGGCTGGTCCATGCTGTGTACCGTTTTACTTCTACTTTCCCCCCTTTCCTGGAGAGTGGACATCCCTATGGAGTTCTGGATTCGGCAGCTCTTTATGGCTATTTTGCTGGTGGTTATTTTTTACATCAACATGCTATGGTTTGTCCCAAATGTTTTGTTGAAAGGCAAACATGCTGTCTTTATACTCACGGTTTCCTTGGGCTGTGTGCTTTTTGTAGGCGTACTGATCTATACAGATTTCTTTCTACACCTGCCCGAACTCATGCACAAGGCATTTAATCCCGACGAGCCCTATGTCCCAAAACCTAGAAGAATCTCGGGAGACATTTTTAATATTATGCTATATCTAATGACCATAGGGATCAGTACTTCTGTAGCTTCTGTACAGAAATGGCAAAAGGATGAAGCCCTGCGCAGGGAACTGGATCAGCAAAGAATCAATACAGAGCTATCCTATCTCAAAGCTCAAATCAACCCACATTTCTTCTTCAATACGCTGAATAATATCTATGCCCTGACCAACCTGGATGTGAAAAAGGCCCAGGAAGCATTATTGAAACTATCCAGAATGATGCGGTACGTGCTGTATGAAAATCAAAAAAATGAAACCCTGCTCAGCCGTGAAGTGAGTTTTGTCAATGATTACATAGAGCTGATGAAAATGCGGCTTACCGATAAAGTAACCCTGAACATCTCCATAGATGACCCCAAGGATGACCTGGCAGTGGCACCTATGCTTTTACTTCCATTTCTGGAAAACTGCTTCAAACATGGCGTCAGCAGTCAAGAACCCAGTGAAATTTTCATCAAACTTGAAATTATGGGGAGCACGGTGTTTTTTGAAACCCGTAATCATATCTTTCCAGTGAACAAGGACAGTCCAGAGGCAAAAGAGAATGGGATAGGCTTGGTGAATACCCAGCGTAGATTGAGCCTTTTGTACCCGAATAAACATCGCCTGAAATTTGGCAAAGACGAAAGCAAACAGGAGTATTGGGTAAACCTCACGATCAATCTGGAATGA
- a CDS encoding TonB-dependent receptor domain-containing protein gives MKKLVNFLSLFILLSTGSLLAQQTAKNGSTPAKIVGVAKDSNSGEPIPYATAALYTSGSDTNIAGGVADGDGKFFITGMEPGTYDLKVSFLGYETLTVKGIEVVSKTGDVNIGDVSLVDEGFALEEVTVQGQRELIEERVDRTIYKAENDKTTAGGDGTDVLRRVPMLSVDLDGNVSMRGSSNITVLIDNRPSAIAASSITDALKQIPADEIKAVEVITSPSAKYDAEGTSGVINIVTKKNNLQGMSANIRTGTGLRGSDFGLNASARKGKFGFTLGGFGRAGYNINGSYNNSQIITNEDNSLSKTLQSADTKSNNLFGRYNFGVDYEIDKYNFITGAVNFGIRNRTNSENNLLVQNFRDDILTNTQFRETDVKDNSNSVDVSLNYTKTFEKKGKEIALLTLYSRNNGENSNINTILSDDMSSVDYKLKNDNPNKNEEFTVQLDFVDPLGKDGQSILEYGAKNILRKAYSDFAYFRAEGANGEYIENPDPDLSNDFSYDQNVTAGYVSYTTTLFKNYTIKPGIRYEYTTINANFGKETSPVEIPAYGTFVPSLNLSRKLANGNMIKASYNRRISRPSLRYLNPNLDRSNLNQWTQGNPELDPELTDNFELGYSTFFKSTMISFSGFFRNTTGSIQPVRTPQDDDIIFTTYDNIGHERAYGTNIFTNISINNKFSLNGSVDAYYAFLDNGLSDPNYAASNDGFVISGRLFGNYSLPNDWQIQAFTFARGRQVQLQGSSGGFYMYGMGINKQFDEKRGTIGFGADNFLTKEFKMKNEIVTPTIVQNSTNIMRNMNFKINFSYRIGKLSMDQKPRRKKSINNDDLKGGSEGGQGAEMMQNK, from the coding sequence ATGAAAAAATTAGTAAACTTTCTTTCACTTTTCATCTTACTTTCTACTGGTAGCCTGCTGGCTCAGCAGACTGCAAAGAATGGAAGTACCCCCGCAAAAATTGTAGGTGTTGCTAAGGACAGCAACTCCGGTGAGCCTATCCCTTACGCCACTGCCGCACTCTATACTTCAGGTTCTGATACCAACATAGCAGGTGGAGTGGCTGATGGAGACGGTAAGTTTTTTATCACAGGCATGGAGCCGGGGACCTACGATCTCAAAGTAAGCTTTTTGGGTTATGAGACTTTGACTGTCAAAGGTATAGAAGTAGTTTCTAAAACGGGTGACGTGAATATTGGAGACGTGAGCTTGGTGGACGAAGGCTTTGCTTTGGAAGAAGTAACTGTACAAGGCCAGAGAGAATTGATCGAAGAGCGCGTGGATCGTACCATCTATAAAGCAGAAAATGATAAAACCACTGCCGGTGGTGATGGTACGGACGTACTGCGAAGAGTACCTATGCTTTCGGTGGATTTGGATGGGAATGTGTCCATGCGTGGCTCCAGCAATATCACCGTATTGATCGATAACAGACCTTCAGCCATTGCGGCTAGTAGTATCACCGATGCATTGAAGCAGATACCTGCAGATGAGATCAAAGCCGTGGAAGTGATTACTTCACCTTCTGCGAAATACGATGCGGAAGGTACTTCTGGTGTGATTAACATCGTAACCAAAAAGAACAACCTACAAGGTATGTCTGCTAACATTCGCACGGGCACTGGTTTAAGAGGTTCTGATTTTGGGCTAAATGCAAGCGCAAGAAAAGGTAAATTCGGATTTACATTAGGTGGATTTGGTAGAGCGGGCTACAATATCAATGGTAGCTACAACAACTCCCAAATAATTACCAATGAAGATAATTCTCTATCTAAAACATTACAATCGGCTGATACTAAAAGTAATAATCTCTTTGGTAGATATAATTTTGGAGTGGACTACGAAATCGACAAATATAATTTCATAACTGGAGCCGTGAATTTTGGTATCAGAAATAGAACAAATAGCGAGAATAACCTGCTTGTTCAGAATTTCCGAGATGATATTTTGACTAATACTCAATTCAGAGAAACAGATGTCAAAGACAACTCCAATTCTGTGGATGTCAGTCTGAATTATACCAAGACTTTCGAGAAAAAGGGGAAGGAAATTGCGCTATTGACACTTTATAGCCGAAATAATGGAGAGAATTCAAATATCAATACAATTTTATCAGATGATATGTCAAGTGTTGATTATAAATTGAAAAATGACAATCCAAACAAGAACGAAGAGTTTACAGTACAACTTGACTTCGTGGATCCATTAGGCAAAGATGGTCAGTCAATCTTGGAATACGGTGCTAAAAACATTTTGAGAAAGGCTTATTCCGATTTTGCGTATTTCCGCGCAGAAGGTGCTAACGGTGAATACATAGAAAATCCAGATCCGGACTTGAGTAATGATTTTAGCTACGACCAAAACGTGACCGCCGGCTATGTTTCTTATACTACCACGTTATTTAAGAATTACACGATCAAACCAGGTATCAGATATGAGTACACCACCATAAATGCAAATTTCGGAAAAGAAACAAGTCCTGTCGAAATTCCGGCCTATGGTACTTTTGTTCCCAGCTTAAACTTGAGCAGAAAGCTTGCTAATGGTAACATGATCAAGGCTTCCTATAATAGAAGAATTTCCCGTCCCTCTCTTAGGTACTTGAATCCAAATCTTGATAGATCAAATTTGAATCAATGGACTCAAGGTAATCCTGAATTAGATCCTGAATTGACTGATAATTTCGAACTGGGATATAGCACCTTCTTCAAAAGTACAATGATTAGTTTCAGCGGTTTCTTCAGAAATACAACAGGCTCAATTCAACCTGTCAGAACACCTCAGGATGATGATATTATTTTTACGACATACGATAACATTGGTCATGAGAGAGCTTACGGAACAAACATTTTCACCAATATAAGTATCAATAACAAGTTTTCTTTAAACGGAAGCGTGGATGCATACTATGCCTTTTTGGATAATGGCCTTTCGGATCCAAACTACGCAGCATCCAATGATGGCTTCGTGATCAGCGGTCGTCTCTTCGGTAACTATTCCCTTCCAAATGACTGGCAGATCCAGGCATTTACTTTTGCCAGAGGGCGTCAAGTTCAATTGCAAGGTTCATCAGGAGGTTTCTACATGTATGGAATGGGAATCAATAAGCAATTCGATGAGAAGAGAGGAACTATTGGCTTTGGAGCAGACAACTTCCTTACAAAAGAATTCAAGATGAAGAATGAAATCGTCACACCTACCATCGTGCAGAACAGTACGAACATTATGCGAAATATGAATTTCAAAATCAACTTTAGCTATAGAATAGGTAAACTAAGTATGGACCAGAAGCCAAGAAGAAAGAAGTCAATCAATAATGATGACCTCAAAGGCGGTTCTGAAGGCGGGCAAGGTGCTGAAATGATGCAAAATAAATAG
- a CDS encoding pyruvate dehydrogenase complex E1 component subunit beta — MREIQFREALREAMSEEMRRDENVFLMGEEVAEYNGAYKVSQGMLDEFGPERVYDTPIAELGFAGLGVGAAMNGLKPIIEFMTFNFSLVAMDQIINSAAKMLAMSGGAYSVPVVFRGPTGNAGQLGATHSSNFENWFANTPGLKVIVPSNPYDAKGLMKAAIRDPDPVIFMESEVMYSDKGEVPEGEYLLPIGVADIKRKGDDVTVISFGKMMKVALQAAEEMAKEGIEAEVIDLRTVRPIDYETCLESVKKTNRVVIVEEANPVAGISSELTYHFQRYAFDYLDAPVIRVNSMDVPLSYAPTYIEATLPSVKRTVDAIKQVCYLD, encoded by the coding sequence ATGAGAGAAATACAGTTTCGAGAAGCCCTAAGAGAGGCGATGTCCGAAGAAATGAGACGTGATGAGAACGTCTTTTTGATGGGCGAAGAAGTAGCTGAATATAACGGAGCTTATAAAGTATCGCAGGGAATGCTGGATGAATTCGGCCCTGAGCGAGTTTATGATACCCCAATTGCAGAGTTGGGATTTGCAGGACTGGGAGTTGGAGCTGCGATGAACGGATTGAAGCCAATCATCGAGTTTATGACCTTCAATTTCTCCTTAGTCGCTATGGACCAAATCATTAACTCCGCAGCAAAAATGCTAGCCATGTCCGGTGGAGCCTATAGCGTGCCTGTGGTATTCAGAGGCCCTACCGGTAATGCCGGTCAACTAGGAGCCACACACTCTTCCAACTTTGAGAATTGGTTTGCAAATACTCCAGGCCTGAAAGTAATCGTCCCTTCTAATCCGTACGATGCTAAAGGGCTGATGAAAGCCGCCATTCGTGACCCTGATCCTGTGATTTTCATGGAGTCTGAGGTGATGTATTCTGACAAAGGTGAAGTACCTGAAGGAGAATACTTACTGCCAATAGGAGTAGCCGACATCAAGCGAAAAGGAGATGACGTCACTGTGATATCCTTTGGCAAAATGATGAAAGTAGCTTTACAGGCAGCTGAAGAAATGGCGAAAGAAGGTATAGAAGCCGAAGTCATCGACTTGCGTACCGTTCGTCCTATAGATTATGAAACTTGCCTAGAATCTGTCAAGAAAACCAATAGAGTGGTCATCGTTGAGGAAGCTAACCCCGTGGCTGGTATTTCATCTGAATTGACTTACCACTTCCAGCGTTATGCTTTTGATTACCTGGACGCTCCAGTGATACGAGTAAACTCTATGGATGTACCATTGAGCTATGCGCCTACCTACATTGAGGCTACTTTGCCAAGTGTGAAGCGTACAGTAGATGCCATCAAGCAGGTTTGCTACTTGGATTAA
- a CDS encoding NAD-dependent succinate-semialdehyde dehydrogenase, with the protein MTLLKSINPYTQETLAEFPHLSNDEIEQKLDAGTLAFSLWKKNDFAERSKLMNRAAQVLREQKEKYAKIISQEMGKVIKESQAEIEKCAWVCEYYAENAEEFLAPEPINLADGKKAKILHQPLGIILAVMPWNFPFWQVFRFAAPTLMAGNVGMLKHASNVPQCALAIEEVFTKAGFPEGVFQSLLINSEAATELISDQRIKAVTLTGSEKAGSAVAASAGKHIKKSLLELGGSDPFIVLQDADVQAAAETAVKARMLNFGQSCIAAKRFIIAEEIYDQFATFFMAELEKLTPGDPLDKSADFACMARPDLAEELYAQVKKSVDLGAKILFGGEKPEQDRAHFQPTVLAEIPTSSPAYSEELFGPVATFFKVKSEQEAIALANDSEFGLGASIWTKDLEKAELLAGQIESGGVFINAMVSSNPLLPFGGVKKSGYGRELSRLGILEFINSKTVYLG; encoded by the coding sequence ATGACACTACTCAAATCCATTAATCCTTACACTCAGGAAACACTAGCAGAATTTCCCCACCTGTCCAATGACGAAATCGAGCAGAAGCTGGATGCCGGCACGTTGGCTTTTTCGCTGTGGAAAAAAAATGACTTTGCCGAACGGTCCAAGCTCATGAACCGAGCTGCCCAGGTTTTGCGGGAGCAAAAAGAGAAATATGCCAAGATCATTTCACAGGAAATGGGTAAGGTGATCAAGGAATCCCAAGCGGAAATCGAAAAATGCGCCTGGGTGTGTGAATACTATGCTGAAAATGCCGAGGAATTTTTGGCCCCTGAGCCCATCAATCTAGCCGATGGCAAAAAAGCCAAGATACTCCACCAGCCACTTGGGATCATTTTGGCTGTCATGCCCTGGAATTTCCCGTTCTGGCAGGTGTTCAGATTTGCAGCCCCTACTCTTATGGCCGGCAACGTGGGAATGCTCAAGCACGCTTCCAATGTGCCCCAGTGTGCATTGGCCATAGAAGAGGTTTTTACCAAAGCAGGTTTCCCAGAAGGCGTATTCCAAAGTCTGCTCATCAACTCCGAGGCAGCTACTGAGCTGATTTCTGACCAAAGAATAAAAGCCGTAACTCTCACGGGAAGCGAGAAAGCAGGAAGTGCAGTAGCTGCCTCTGCTGGTAAACACATTAAAAAATCTCTGCTGGAACTCGGCGGAAGTGACCCTTTTATAGTACTGCAAGATGCAGATGTACAGGCAGCAGCTGAGACAGCGGTAAAGGCCAGAATGTTGAATTTTGGGCAAAGCTGCATAGCTGCTAAGCGCTTTATCATAGCAGAAGAAATTTATGATCAGTTTGCCACTTTTTTCATGGCAGAATTAGAAAAGCTGACCCCAGGCGACCCGCTGGACAAAAGCGCTGACTTTGCCTGTATGGCGAGACCTGACTTGGCCGAAGAGCTCTATGCCCAGGTGAAGAAATCTGTGGATTTAGGAGCTAAAATTCTTTTTGGAGGAGAAAAACCCGAGCAAGACCGTGCGCATTTCCAGCCCACTGTTCTAGCAGAAATCCCCACTTCCAGCCCTGCCTATTCCGAAGAGCTTTTTGGCCCGGTAGCTACTTTCTTCAAAGTAAAAAGTGAGCAAGAAGCTATTGCATTGGCAAATGATTCTGAGTTTGGCCTAGGGGCCTCCATCTGGACCAAAGACTTGGAAAAAGCAGAACTTCTGGCCGGCCAAATTGAATCTGGAGGAGTCTTTATCAACGCCATGGTGTCTTCCAATCCCCTTTTACCATTTGGGGGAGTGAAAAAATCCGGCTATGGCAGAGAGCTGAGTAGATTAGGTATTCTGGAGTTCATCAATTCCAAAACCGTTTATTTGGGATAA
- a CDS encoding rhodanese-like domain-containing protein, giving the protein MKTPKFLLTVVLLVTLASGYCFAQNQAVKTLSPAQTEKLAKDSEAVVLIDVRTPEEVAEGHLKGAKPIDIKSETFQQQTAKLDKNKTYILYCKAGVRSEQAARRMLESGFTSIYSLEGGIDAWKAAGKPIEK; this is encoded by the coding sequence ATGAAAACTCCCAAATTTCTTTTGACCGTTGTTCTTCTGGTCACGCTGGCCTCGGGCTACTGTTTTGCCCAAAATCAAGCCGTCAAAACACTCAGCCCTGCCCAAACCGAAAAATTAGCAAAGGATTCTGAAGCGGTCGTGCTGATTGACGTGAGAACACCAGAAGAAGTGGCAGAAGGACATTTGAAAGGAGCAAAACCCATTGATATCAAAAGCGAAACATTTCAGCAGCAAACAGCAAAACTGGACAAAAACAAAACGTACATCTTGTACTGCAAAGCCGGCGTGAGATCCGAACAAGCTGCCAGGCGCATGCTTGAAAGCGGTTTCACTTCCATCTATTCTCTGGAAGGCGGCATAGACGCTTGGAAAGCTGCAGGAAAACCCATAGAAAAATGA
- a CDS encoding metallophosphoesterase family protein, whose amino-acid sequence MSTKIALISDSHSYIDHKTLTYLQDADQIWHAGDIGDDSVMKALPPGKPVRAVFGNIDDAATQQEYPEWQEFTLENVKVLMTHIGGKPPRYAKGIKARIKESAPQLFICGHSHICKVQFDSALNCLYMNPGAIGQQGFHTMRTMLLFELDAGQVKNLRVVELGKRGKLNV is encoded by the coding sequence ATGTCTACGAAGATCGCGCTCATCTCAGACTCACACAGTTACATTGATCACAAAACGCTGACCTATCTCCAAGATGCAGATCAAATATGGCATGCAGGGGATATTGGGGATGATTCAGTCATGAAAGCTTTACCGCCTGGAAAGCCAGTACGGGCGGTTTTTGGCAATATTGACGATGCGGCCACACAGCAGGAATATCCCGAATGGCAGGAGTTTACTTTGGAAAATGTAAAGGTGCTGATGACACATATCGGGGGGAAACCTCCCCGGTACGCCAAGGGAATCAAAGCCAGAATAAAGGAATCCGCTCCTCAGCTTTTTATCTGCGGACATTCTCATATCTGCAAAGTTCAATTTGATTCCGCGCTAAACTGTCTCTACATGAATCCCGGGGCTATAGGTCAGCAGGGGTTTCATACGATGCGGACTATGCTGCTATTTGAGCTGGATGCTGGGCAGGTGAAAAACCTGCGGGTGGTAGAGTTGGGGAAGAGAGGGAAGTTAAATGTTTAA
- the hisS gene encoding histidine--tRNA ligase has protein sequence MQKPSLPKGTRDFGPIQMARRNFILDSIKETFQLFGFSQIETPAMENLNTLTGKYGDEGDQLLFKILNSGDYLKKVSDADLTAGYQTTLPKVSEKGLRYDLTVPFARFVVMNRNELSFPFKRYQIQPVWRADRPQKGRYREFYQCDADVVGTDSLLCEAEIILMIRSVFKKLKLEDYSIKINNRKVLTGISEAIGEAGKEGPLCVAIDKLDKIGWEKVKEELSERGFGTSSIEKLAPLVHLEADQAGTLSFLKEFLASSEVGLEGVRELEEVFQILKAMGESLDFVDLDIMLARGLSYYTGAIFEVKVNHVSIGSVSGGGRYDNLTGVFGLKGVSGVGFSFGVDRLYDVLEELGLFPDDQLQSTKVLLAHFDAQAYSYAMGLLQKIREAGIKAELYPDVTKMKKQLDFASKKAIPYVAICGDEEIKTGTVSLKNLDTGEQEQLSMEACLERLKD, from the coding sequence ATGCAAAAGCCAAGTTTGCCAAAAGGAACCAGGGATTTTGGCCCTATCCAGATGGCCAGAAGGAACTTTATCCTAGACTCCATCAAGGAAACTTTTCAACTTTTTGGTTTTAGTCAGATTGAAACTCCTGCCATGGAAAATCTGAACACCCTCACCGGAAAGTACGGGGATGAAGGTGACCAATTGCTTTTTAAGATTCTCAATAGCGGTGATTACCTGAAAAAAGTATCGGACGCTGACCTTACAGCAGGCTATCAGACCACACTGCCTAAGGTCTCTGAGAAGGGCCTGCGCTACGACCTGACCGTTCCTTTTGCGAGATTCGTAGTGATGAACAGGAATGAGCTCAGCTTTCCCTTCAAAAGATACCAGATCCAGCCCGTGTGGAGAGCTGACCGTCCGCAAAAAGGCCGTTACAGAGAGTTCTACCAGTGCGATGCCGATGTGGTAGGGACGGATAGTTTGCTTTGCGAAGCAGAAATAATTCTGATGATCCGCTCAGTTTTCAAGAAGCTGAAGCTGGAGGACTACAGTATAAAAATTAACAACCGGAAGGTCCTGACCGGGATTTCGGAAGCTATAGGTGAGGCAGGAAAAGAAGGCCCGCTATGCGTAGCTATAGATAAACTGGATAAAATTGGTTGGGAAAAGGTAAAAGAAGAACTTTCTGAGCGAGGCTTTGGTACCTCATCCATCGAAAAGCTGGCGCCACTGGTTCATCTTGAAGCAGATCAAGCAGGAACGCTGTCCTTTTTGAAAGAGTTTCTAGCTAGTAGTGAAGTGGGGCTTGAAGGAGTGAGAGAACTGGAGGAAGTATTTCAGATTTTGAAAGCCATGGGCGAAAGCCTGGATTTCGTGGATTTGGATATCATGCTTGCCAGGGGCTTATCCTACTACACTGGAGCGATTTTCGAAGTGAAAGTGAACCATGTTTCCATTGGCTCAGTGAGTGGAGGAGGTAGGTATGATAATTTGACCGGAGTATTTGGACTGAAGGGAGTTTCCGGCGTTGGTTTCTCCTTTGGTGTGGATAGATTGTATGATGTACTGGAAGAGTTGGGACTGTTTCCGGATGATCAATTACAAAGTACAAAGGTTTTATTGGCGCACTTTGATGCGCAGGCCTATAGCTATGCGATGGGACTATTGCAAAAAATCCGGGAAGCAGGAATCAAAGCGGAGCTTTATCCCGACGTGACTAAAATGAAAAAACAGCTTGATTTTGCATCCAAGAAGGCTATTCCTTATGTGGCGATCTGTGGAGATGAGGAAATAAAAACAGGCACCGTGTCGCTGAAGAATCTCGATACGGGTGAGCAGGAACAGCTGAGCATGGAAGCCTGTCTTGAGAGACTGAAGGATTAA
- a CDS encoding YbaB/EbfC family nucleoid-associated protein, with amino-acid sequence MFDIMGMMGKVKEAQAKIKETQAQLVHLTASGESGAGLVKVTVNGDRKVVKIDMDESLLSPKDKEMLSDLIVAATNIAMESIEGQIKEEMKKATEGMMPNIPGMDLGSMFG; translated from the coding sequence ATGTTTGATATCATGGGAATGATGGGCAAAGTCAAAGAAGCCCAGGCGAAAATCAAAGAGACCCAGGCGCAACTGGTGCACCTTACCGCTAGCGGTGAGTCCGGAGCAGGGCTGGTGAAGGTGACTGTAAATGGTGACCGCAAAGTGGTGAAAATCGATATGGATGAATCTCTGCTTTCTCCAAAGGATAAGGAAATGCTCAGCGATCTGATCGTGGCAGCGACCAATATTGCAATGGAATCCATAGAAGGGCAGATCAAAGAAGAGATGAAAAAAGCTACGGAAGGGATGATGCCGAACATTCCCGGGATGGACCTAGGTAGCATGTTTGGATGA
- a CDS encoding glycosyltransferase family 2 protein gives MKSCAIVILNYNGEEMLKTFLPSVCAHSKFDIWVIDNASTDLSLEVLATDFPQVKCLQQVANLGFAAGYDEGLQELKDQYQYYILLNSDVEVTEGWDLDLINWMDKHPEYAAAQPKILSYPDKAQFDYAGAGGGFLDAYGYPYCRGRIWDHLEKDQGQYNDSIDVDWASGACMVVKSSVFHELSGFDPSFFAHMEEIDLCWRMRRSGWKIAYLGQVSVFHLGGGTLDRSSPRKLYLNVRNSLSMIYKNESVWAFRRIFLVKSMLEHLAAMNYVKDGKKAYSDAILNAYRDFRMQKKSMSKFVPVENDKPEVPRQGKVTLVFWDWRVRGKKTFGQL, from the coding sequence ATGAAATCCTGCGCGATAGTCATATTGAATTACAATGGGGAAGAAATGTTGAAGACATTTCTTCCTTCTGTTTGTGCGCATAGTAAATTCGATATTTGGGTCATAGACAATGCCAGTACTGACCTGTCTCTGGAGGTATTGGCAACTGATTTTCCGCAGGTGAAATGCCTACAGCAAGTGGCTAACCTAGGTTTTGCAGCAGGCTATGATGAGGGACTTCAGGAGCTCAAAGACCAGTACCAGTACTACATTCTGCTCAATTCGGATGTAGAAGTGACTGAGGGCTGGGATTTGGACTTGATCAACTGGATGGATAAGCATCCCGAATACGCAGCAGCACAACCTAAAATCCTTTCCTACCCTGATAAAGCTCAGTTTGACTATGCGGGAGCAGGAGGTGGATTCTTGGATGCGTATGGATATCCCTATTGCCGGGGCAGGATCTGGGATCATCTAGAGAAAGACCAGGGGCAATATAATGACAGCATAGATGTAGACTGGGCTTCCGGAGCTTGTATGGTGGTAAAATCCTCAGTTTTCCATGAATTGTCCGGCTTTGACCCAAGTTTTTTTGCCCACATGGAAGAAATAGACCTATGCTGGAGGATGCGTAGATCAGGTTGGAAAATTGCTTACCTGGGACAGGTGTCGGTATTTCACCTCGGAGGCGGTACCCTTGATAGGTCCAGTCCCCGCAAACTCTACCTGAATGTCAGAAACAGCCTGAGCATGATTTACAAAAATGAATCTGTATGGGCCTTCAGAAGGATATTTTTGGTAAAATCTATGCTAGAGCATCTGGCGGCCATGAATTATGTCAAAGACGGGAAAAAAGCCTATTCCGATGCCATACTAAATGCCTACAGAGATTTTAGAATGCAGAAAAAATCTATGAGTAAATTTGTTCCGGTAGAAAATGATAAACCCGAAGTACCTAGACAAGGCAAAGTGACCCTGGTGTTTTGGGATTGGAGAGTAAGAGGAAAGAAGACCTTTGGACAGCTTTAA
- a CDS encoding PspC domain-containing protein, whose product MEKLKIFFEERAFGVCSRLGEKFNFPIDSIRLFFIYASFVTMGSPVILYVSMAMTMKIRKFFRKKNNPLLFD is encoded by the coding sequence ATGGAAAAGCTGAAAATATTCTTCGAAGAGCGAGCATTTGGTGTATGCTCCCGTCTTGGCGAAAAGTTTAATTTCCCGATTGACAGTATTCGTTTATTCTTTATTTATGCATCTTTTGTCACTATGGGGTCACCGGTGATTTTATATGTGTCCATGGCGATGACGATGAAAATCAGAAAATTTTTCAGGAAGAAAAACAATCCTTTACTTTTTGATTAA